DNA from Lemur catta isolate mLemCat1 chromosome 7, mLemCat1.pri, whole genome shotgun sequence:
CTATAAAGGgacatgagggaactttctggcaTGATGGAAACATTCTATATCTTAACTGTAGTAGTGGTTACATGACTATATGCATCAAAACTCACAGAAGACAattctatgtaaattatacctcactaaacctaactttaaaaagaaatcaaaaaataaaattattccttcTCTTTTAAAACAATACTTTGAGAGGGTCAAATATAATAATCATGTACAGAAGTTAGTAGAGATCCCATAAGCATGCTTAAGACTCAAGTTTCTTAACTAGATGACAAAGCCATTTGTCATTGTATGCTCGATCtttatgcaattttaaattatttttattctttgacaaTTTATATTCACAATGGTTAAAGGCAGGAAGTACAATAGCCcactgtatctgtgggttccacgcctgtggattcaaccaacctcaaatggaaaatattaaaaaataaaaaataatacaccaataaaaatacaaattaatttacattgtattaagtattataagtaatctagagataatttaaagtacacaggaggatgtgtgtaggttatatgcaaatctaggctattttattttttcatttttgaatttttttttttacagacagggttttgctctgtctccCACGCTGGAACTccaggctcaaacaatcctctagcctcagccttccaagcaaCTGGGGCTATAgccaggtgccaccacacctagctaatatttcaaaaatttttatagccaggctggtcttgaactcctgggttcaagagatccttctACCTCTGTCTCCCAAAGCTCTgcgatcacaggcatgagccaccacatccagccctatttttttttttttttttggagacaaggtcttgctatgttgcccaggctggagtgcagtggctgctCACAGGCCTGATCATAGgacactgaagccttgaactcctaggctcaaatctcctcccaccttagcctcctgaggagctggggctacggtcatgcgccaccacacctcgCTTaccatgccattttatataagggacttgagcatctgaggattttggtatccttgagggatcctggaaccaatcctccacagataccaagggacgaCTGTATAATGAACTCTGCCTACCCCATATTTCCCTCTTCTCCAATAAACTTCAAGAGGATGgagatttttctctgtcttgttcactgttatATCCCCAGCATCTAAAAATAGTACCAAGTAGGTACCCAAATacttgataaatgaataaattaactgTGTTAAAACATAGTAATAacaatttcttcatttactttttcatttgctGAGATTAAAGCTTATTCACAACTGAAATTTGTTGTTTTCAGAGAAGTATTTACAAAAAACTTATTTCCcttatttaaccatttaaaacaaaacacaatttacaaaaataaagattttgtttCATAAAGCACAAAATGTAGCAATTCAAACACTGGAATTTGGAAGCCATTTTTGTCTCTGACACCACAACAtcagttaaattttaaattacatgtatacAATCCCATAGAGCCCAGCATAATTcacttaaaattctgaaaaaacatgcttttttcttacataatttaaagtaaataaaacacatcACTTTTCAgagtaaaagaagtcaaaatttATCTTAAGAGTATGTTGGTACCTTGAGacgggagtctgccaacctcctcatttgctggcaaattaaaaaactcctctttccttctcctcatatcatgaatattaataatataattttaaaatataatttaacaatGTTCTGATCTAAAATATCTGTTACTTCAAAGTTTTTCATCATATATCATACTAAATGACAAAAAGATCTTTTAATTTCCTGAAGGGATTCAAGAGATTCTTTACTATTGTGAAAGGCACTCACAGGTCAAAACATTATCTGtgctgtatgatttcacttatgtggtatctagagtagtcaaattcacagagacagaaagcagaatggtggttgccaggaggtggggagaggggtaaTAGGGAGTTAgtatttaatggatacagagttttaGTTTCAGAAGATGAAAAGTTTCTGGAGATGGCTGGTGATGATTACCACAGaatatgaatgtactaaatgccacaaaactatactcttaaaaatgactaagatggtaaattttatgttatgtatattttattactacACAAAAAATTATCTAGTCCAACCCctcctcattttagaaatgaggtccAAGTTCACATAGCTACTCAATAACAAAGACAGAATTAATCTCTAATTCTATTTCCACTAACAACACTGCCCCTAAATTCCTTCTAgcctttaataaaaatatgagacaCTACCAGAGACAGAGTGCCTAAAAGGAGGTTAAGTgatcataaaaagataaaattgtacagaaaaaaataatttacaattataattaaattagcAGTCAGATAGGattttattatatgcatttttatttcattttttagagacagggtcttgctttattgcctaggctggagatcatagctcattgcagcctcaaactcctggcctcaagccatcctcccaccttagcctcccaaagtgctgggattacaggtgtgagccaccacacccagccttattatatgcatttttatatctGCCTTATTCCTACATCCATTTCATGccccttcttgttttccttttaccttcatacttttctctaatttatattctttttgttctattttacgTATCTTTGTGATCTTCATGTCCTCTTTAAagcaagaatgaaaataaataaatgaaatgtaggACCATAATTGTAAATAAGTCAACAAGAATAAGTTAAATTATATCTTGTGTGCATGGCTTACAAAAGAAGAACAGTACACCGAAGACTGCAGaacatttttcaataaaataattaaagtgaaAATTTGGTCTTTTAGAAGGCTAATTCTCCAATGGTATAAAAGAGGCTTTGTTATGATTTAAAGGTAGACAATCACGTAAGCATGCCTACTTCTTTTAAGCACAGAGATCTGTATAAAAATACCTTTTCAAAACAATTACCTTGGAAACCACTTGGCATGTTCTACCCACGGATCATCTCCAGATTCCCAACACCTCAAGCCACCATCACAACAAAAGCATTTCACATCATCATTGCGACctaaaagagggggaaaaaaaagaccaaaaatcacATAAACATATGTTTTAACATGTAAATCAAAACGAACTAGATAAAATGTATAGCTATTAATTAGTTCCTTACCCACATAATAAAAACCAGCACTTGCAAGCTGCTCAGGCTGAACTGGAACAATAGATGGCCAGTACATAAACGTTCTCATTCGAGCTGCATGTGTCTGCATGCTCAGATTTGAAATGCTAAACCTCAGCGTTTCTAGAGAATTTTCCAAAAACGGACAGTTGGGAAAATGTCTCCGGTGTTCTGACATAGCATCATCCTTTGGTTCCCAGTTACTTAGTTTTCCACCACAAGCAAAACAGGCTACCCTATCTCCGGGTCCTATATAATAAAAACCAGCTCTTGCCAATTCTGATGGTGACAAAAAGGTTAATGGCCACATATGGTAAGTAAGAAATCTGGCTTCTTCCGTACTCATCGCGTAACTGTAGGAGTTAGTCCTCAATGGAGAGAAGTCTTCGACTGCTCTAGAATTAAGAGGGTTTGGTGAAAGGTTGGAATAAGAACCACTGAATGAGCCACTATGTTCCAAAGTGGGAGATAATGAATGTGCAAAACTGTTCCTCATCGGAGAAGTATTCTTAGAGGTGGATCCCATGCTAGATGAAACCAGATTCTGAATAAAGCTACAGCTAGGATATAGCTGTTTATGCTTTTCAATAGGATTGTCTCCTTGTTTCCAGTTATCCAGCATCAGACCACAACAGAAGCACTTGACCTTGTCATTCACACCCGTGTAGTAGAAACCAGCACGAGCAAGACTCCTTTCTGAGACAGGAACACCAGCAGGGAAAGTTGAATATGTAGACATTCTGTAGAGTTCACACGAAAAGTCatacttcattttttgtttgttgccaTTTGTCCAATTTGACAAGATCGGGCTATCTTCCATCatactcttaatttttttgatgtgAGGGACCTGGGACAAGTCTTTGGGAGGTAGTTTTGTGCATGAGTAGGTGACAGCACTGTTTGATGGCTAAAACCTTCACATGAAATTTCCCATCTCTTCACACTAGAGTTTTACCACAAAGAGGGAATCAAATTACAGACTCTTATATAGAATTCACTATTACCTTCTTCACTGGATGTATATGTGCTTACACTTAAGTAGAACGAAAATCTCTCCTCAATTACCAAGGTACTACTTAGACCTCTTAAGGATTATAATAAACTCTTTTAGATAATTCAAGTGCTATTCACTCATAATTTGGCATAAAACTAACCTAAAGGCCTGAAAAAGTTGATCCACTTCTTAAAATATGCTAAAACGCTTTGATTTTTCAAGGAGGTTTATATTCTCAAAATTCTAAACAACTATAGAATACCAAATTATGCCTTTAATTTACTCTGGGTTATAAGCTATGAAGCCTGGATATATATCAGGCCAATTACTGATTATGCCACAAGAGTAAAAAATTATATGCAGCCTTCTTTCCCTAAAAGCACTTTAACACATCCCTCcccaaaatctcattttattctagTAAACAAAATTACAGTCTTCAAATAGTCACACTATCTAAAAGCTAATTTCATATAGCCTATCATCATAGTATTTAGTTAAGTGGGTTATATTAGCTTCAGTTAACAACTTTTGGGGAAGTCAACACCCACAACCTTTGTTGAACCTGTGCCTATTACAGTGTGTATGATGTCAAATTAATTTTGCTTGAAGTTCACAAACTGTAAACTCTTTCATCCttgttaaatattatatttgtttccatttcctgCAGCAACATTTAGTCTAACTTTGTATACCACTTTATTATACTCAATCAACAGAAGGTATTTTTGCCATCAACTTAACTAGTTAACCATAAAATTTCCACAGCACATATTTTTacactgcatttaaaaaattaaataacctgtTCTACATTTAAGGACCATTCAGCTCAAATATCAGTCATGTAATTAAAGATGAATCAATTTATCAAAAGATACAGGTTGTCCTTTCTAGTGTTATCAAAAATTCCTAACAAAAACATTGTATTACCAACAGAATTACTGCTTAGCATAATGACCTGGTAATTAACTCTCCTAGCCTTCTTTCTGAAAactcttcaatatttttaagatataattcatacaCAAAATTACACTCCACAAAATTCAAGCTATATCCCTTTATAAAGTTGCAGTGTCTCCATAATGGGATTTATTACTACAGGGGGTTAAAATGGGAGGGAAAAAGACTCTTCAGGGCTGtaaatctgaaaagaaagaacaaaaggtattttagaaaattgtatTTGCGTGGCAAATAGAACTTACAGACTATTCAATTTATTCAGTAAAGTCTACAAATGATTTACACTTTAGATAATACATCTTAATTTCAGCACTTTGTCACCAAAACTTTATACCTggaaaaacttttaattaaaatgaaaaatgcaagatACTCCCAAAACACTAATATACATGTCTTTAAAATGCACAACTTTAAAGACAGATGGACACTTCCACACAGGAAAACATTTGGTCCTTGGTCTCCTACTTCTGATTTAAAGGTATCTCTGGCACTTTGCTGGAGGgacagtggtttaaaaaaaaaaaagcaaaaaaaaaaaaaaaaaagcctcagctAAGCCCAGTCAGCAACAATACAGCAacgttatttttttttttttatttcagctcatcatgggggcaCATAAGTTCAGGtaatatacattgtccgtgtcccgcccatccccctgagtcagagcctcaagcgtgtccattctccagacagagcgcctggcactcaccatgtagtcatacctccatcccctcccccccaccccccacctccccgagtcagcaccttcaagcatgacaacgttattttttaatgtcaagtCTCTCCAGGACTAGGCAAATTGCTGTAAAATGCACCAGGACTTATCAATATAAACCCTTAAACTCTACCATTCCCTCATAATTCCAAAACAACAACTACCTGAAAGCAACTCAACAAAACATAAGGCAAAGCCTTGTCAAACAGGGGCCCTGGCAATAATGACTACCTGCAGGATTGCTTTCATTACACCAggtcttgtatttttaaattacagattttaCAAACACCGTCCTGTTGATTTTGCTGTCTTTATGC
Protein-coding regions in this window:
- the BIRC2 gene encoding baculoviral IAP repeat-containing protein 2, producing MMEDSPILSNWTNGNKQKMKYDFSCELYRMSTYSTFPAGVPVSERSLARAGFYYTGVNDKVKCFCCGLMLDNWKQGDNPIEKHKQLYPSCSFIQNLVSSSMGSTSKNTSPMRNSFAHSLSPTLEHSGSFSGSYSNLSPNPLNSRAVEDFSPLRTNSYSYAMSTEEARFLTYHMWPLTFLSPSELARAGFYYIGPGDRVACFACGGKLSNWEPKDDAMSEHRRHFPNCPFLENSLETLRFSISNLSMQTHAARMRTFMYWPSIVPVQPEQLASAGFYYVGRNDDVKCFCCDGGLRCWESGDDPWVEHAKWFPRCEFLIRMKGQGFVDEIQARYPHLLEQLLSTSDTPGDENADPPIVHFGSGESSSEDAVMMNTPVVQSALEMGFSRSLVKQTVQSKILTTGENYKTVSDIVSALLNAEDEKREEEKERQAEEMASDDLSLIRKNRMALFQQLTCVLPILDNLLKANVINKQEHDIIKQKTQIPLQARELIDTILVKGNAAANIFKNCLKEIDSTLHKNLFVDKNMKYIPTEDVSGLSLEEQLRRLQEERTCKVCMDKEVSIVFIPCGHLVVCQECAPSLRKCPICRGIIKGTVRTFLS